From a single Equus asinus isolate D_3611 breed Donkey chromosome 2, EquAss-T2T_v2, whole genome shotgun sequence genomic region:
- the RAMAC gene encoding RNA guanine-N7 methyltransferase activating subunit → MTDTSEAVPSFEEMFASRFTEDDKEYQEYLKRPPESPPIVEEWNSRAGGSHRNRGNRLQDNRQFRGRDGRRGWPSDNRSNQWHGRSWGNNYPQHRQEPYYPHQYGHCGYNQRPPYGYY, encoded by the exons ATGACTGACACTTCTGAAGCTGTTCCAAGTTTTGAAGAGATGTTTGCCAGTAGATTCACAGAAGATGACAAAGAGTACCAGGAGTACCTGAAACGCCCTCCTGAGTCCCCTCCAATTGTTGAGGAATGGAACAGCAGAGCTGGTGGGAGCCACAGGAATCGAGGCAACCG GTTGCAAGATAACAGACAGTTTAGAGGTAGGGATGGCAGACGGGGGTGGCCAAGTGACAATCGATCCAATCAGTGGCATGGACGATCCTGGGGTAACAATTACCCGCAGCACAGACAAGAACCGTATTACCCCCACCAGTATGGACACTGTGGTTACAACCAGCGGCCTCCGTACGGCTACTACTGA